A window of uncultured Methanoregula sp. genomic DNA:
CCTCCCTTTTCTTTTCCCTGGTGCAATCCGGGACCCTGCCGCACCGTGCCGCATGGCTTGTCGACAAATGTCGTGGCTCAAGCCGGTCCAACGGGAGTGTGATGCGGGGCTTTCCCCTGGGCATATACTACCCGGCACCGGAAGTGTATAGTGTCAGCCTCAGTTGCTCCGCAGTCACCCATCACGATCCGGTTGCCGGCCACTGCTCGGCTTTCCTCAACACAATGGTCAGCGACCTGGTCCGGGGCATTCCCCGGAAGACTGCGTTCCGGCATGCCTGTTCGCTCTGCAATAATAATGAAGTCCATGCAGTGCTCGGGAATTACGATAATTACCCAGTAGTACCCGGGCTGGATGCTGTGGAATGCTCCCATGCAGCCCTTTCCTGCTTCATGAATGCCAGGACGCTGGAGAATGCAATCCTGTCCGCCATCAATCTTGGCGGGGATGCGGATACGGTCGGGGCCTGCACCGGAGCTCTTGCCGGGGCATACTGGGGTCTTGAGGCAATACCGGAACGCTGGTGCCGGGATCTCGAGGGGTATGACGGACTTGTCCGGGTGGCGGAACAGGTGTGGCAGGCAAGGGCAGATCGGTTTACCACATTTGGTTTGTTGTAGAAGGAAGCATGTTTCACCAACCTGGATCCGGTTATTTTTTCCGTGTTTGCGCATCTCTTTCCCGGTTGAACAACATGTTCTGATTATTCAGGCACGGCAGTGACAGACGGGACATCCGCGTTGGCGGATATGTACCGGTTTTCTTCGCCCCCTCGTGCCGGAAGTGGTTCGGGGGCAATATAAATCATAATCTTTAAGAACTCGATTATAAATGTACCCATACTACAGTGTGGACGCCAGAAAACCTCCGGCAGGATAAGAAATGGTAAAAACGAATTGGTCTGAAGAAGCAATATCCCCTGTCATCAGTATAGTCCTGATTATTGCCGTTGTGGTCATCCTTGCAGCAATAGTCGGCACGGTCGCTCTGGGCACTATCGGGGGAACGCAGGGGAATTCGAAGTCCGTGCTTCTCACGGCAAGCAAGGGAAGTTCCGGTATCGCTTTCACGGTCCAGGGGGGCATGGATCTCAAGTCGGTCTCCTCGCTTGATCTTGTCTCGGGGACCAGTATAACCAACTGTACGGGGAGTGCCCCGAAGATTGGCGATGGCTGCACCGGAAGTACCGACCGTAATGGCCGGACGGTAATGGTTGCCACGTTTGCGGACGGGTCGAAGCAGGTGGTTTATGATAAGAACTGGGGTGCAGTCAGTGGATCGCTGGTTGGCAGTGATTATCTGGTTTTCGCTATTACCGGAGGCCCTTCGGTCTCAGGTGGTCCCCCTACCTATACTTATACGGCCACCTTTGCCAAAGGACCCAAGTGGGATGAGATCGATTCAATCCAGATAGATGATGGAGTACAGGATTTACCTAATACTCCAGATCAAGCTGCGAGTCTGGTGGTGGATGGGAAAATGGTCTCCGTTTACCAATTTACAAAATATCACGTTGTTGCACATCTCAAGGATGGTTCGGCGGTCACCATCAACGACCAGACCTTCACCTGACGGAGCAGGCAGACTGTTCTCGGGGCAGCAGGGGAAAATTCTGCCCCAAGAACACATCCCTTTTTTTCAGGCAGGGCCGGGTTTATCATCTCAAACAAGGTAATGGTGGCCCGGATACGTTTTTGTGCAGGGTCCTGATAGCAATGGGAATTTTACCCGCAGGGATCCTGCAGGAAATAGATCAACAATAGTCCGCTCAAAGGGGATAACCAACCGGTGCTAATCGGCCGCTCATGTATTCCCCTGGAATGAACGCTGAAACGGAAAAAATATTTTCACCACAGACCCCCCCAGACAAATTTGTCTCATTTCATTGTACTTTTACCTCGTAAAAATGGCGTTTTTCCCGAAAAAGCGCGTGAGTATTTTTGGGGGGTCTGTGGTGAAAAAATGTGTGGAGAACAACTGCTGGTGCCGGACATATGGCAAAAATACGGTGAAGAATGCCGGGTATCGGAATAATTCCTCTGTCTGAACTTTCCCCCCAGACCCCCCCATTGACCCGGTGCAAAGCAGGTACGATGGCTGTTCAAACACCGGATAACTGCCTGTGCAATGTTCCCTGGCAACCGGTTTGCCCCAATGGTGTTGAAGGAGAAACGGGTATCCCGCCCCACCCAAAAAGAACTTTTTACACCGGCCGGATCTCGACCAGCTTCAGCGACCGGCTCTTGCCTCAGATATCTGAGGAATTGCCGATCACTTCCGTGACCACATACGTTTCGCCTTCGACAACTCCCTCGGGACTGCAGAGGGCAAAACTCTTGCAATCGCCCTCGTTGCAGGAGAGCTCGGGCTTGATCTTGGAGTTGACGATCGCCATATCCGGGTTGATCAGGATCGAGATGGGGGCTTCCGTCACTTCGACCGCCGTTGCCCCGTTGAGGTGGACGGCACATTCGTGGTGGGTCGTGCGCACGGTGATGATGCGGCCCACCGGTTCCTGGAAGTGATCATCGGCAGTACGGTGGCGGTTGTTGCGGCCCTGGTCTGACAGTACGTTTCCCACAAATCCTGAAACATATCCTGTGCCGGACAGATCCAAAAACGGATATCCCTGGTTTGTCAGAGATTTCCCAAACCGTGGATGAACATTGAGAGAACTGCGGGCATTGTCCGTAACACAAGGCAGGCACAGTTCCATATACCAAAACGGCATCACACTATCCTATGCCATCTCCCCTCGTTGGACATAAACTCGGTATCGATGCTGTCCCGGCCCCCGACCCCGTGCTTGTCAAAGGAACGCGGGTTGTCGGGATCTCCGGATCGAGCCGGCAGGAACCCGGCATGTCCAAATCGGAGCGGATTCTCATATCGGCCCTTGACAAGTGCAGGGATCTCGGGTGCGAGACCACGCTCATCCGGCTAAAAGATCTCAGGATTTACGATTGCGAGGGCAATTATTCAGAGAATCCCGATCACTGCACCTATCCCTGCCAGTCCACCATGAAATACGAGGATGACCAGATGGAGATCGTGTACAATGCCGTGCTCGACTGCGACGTCCTCTTCCTTGCAACCCCCATCCGCTGGAACAACCATTCGGCCCTTGTCCAGAAATTCGTTGAGCGGATGAACTGCATCGAGAACCAGTACTCGTGGTTTGGCAAACGGATGATTGTTGACAAAGTTGTGGGACTCATCATCATCGGCCACGTCGACGGCATGCAGCATGTTGCAGGAAACCTGCTCAATTTCTTTGCCTGGCTCGGATTCCACAGCCCCCAGGTCTCGATAACCTCCTGGGTTGGCGAGTACGACGAGGACACTACAAAGGACTGGGATCTCATCCGGAATAATCCTTACACGCAGCAGGATCTCGTGGACATGGTCCACAGCTCGCTCTGCCTTGCATGCAGCCTAAAACGGAGACCGGAATAGAATCCAAGCCGGCCCTGGCAGGCCCGGCGGGTCAAAAAAGGATTATTCTTTTTTCTGTACCAGGATCAGGCATCCGCCAAGGATTCCCAGCGCAACAAGGGGAACCAGCACGGATGACGGGGACTGGGTTGCAGTTGGGTAAGGTGTCGGGACCGTTGTTTTGGGGGTTGCTTTTTTCGTTGTGGCAACTGTGACAGCAGCCGCAGAGGTGGTACCCGGTGTCACCGCAGCGATAGTGGGTGCGGCAGTGACCGTTTCCGGGGCGGTTATCCGCACATTGTCGAGATAGCCCAGGGCGTAGATATTCATCGGGCCGAAGTCATTGATCGAACCGAACCAGAGGCGTCCGATACCGGTGATGTCGTCAGTTGTCTTGATATAATAACTCCAGATCTCCTGGCCGGTCTGCTTGTCGCTCACCCGTGTTGTGATCATGTTCAGATCCTTGTTGTACGAAGTTGACACGTGGTATGTTTTGTTGAGCTCATATTTGACCGTTGATCCCGAGTATGCAGTAACGCCGGACTGGCTGTTCACTTCCGTCATCTTGTTGCCCGGGGTGACGACCTGCAGCCACATGATCTTCCCGAATTTTGCATTGGTGAACTCATTGAGGATGCTCGGGCCTTTCTCGGGGTTCATCTCATTGCTGGAAAGCGCGAGCCGGAATGTTGCACCGTCGTCGACCCTTATCAGCATGAGATCGTAGTCGAGGGCAAAGGAAGAATCATCAATGGTGACGGGAACATATACGTATCCGCCGGTGCTGGGCTCAATGGAAAAGTGATACCTTCCGGCTGCGGGCTCCCAGTAATTGGTCGAAGGACTGTTGGTGATCCAGTGGGGATCGCTTCCAAAAGTGGTCTGGTATATCACTTTCACATTCTGGTCATCGGAGGTATCTGCCTGTACCGGGAGGATAAGGACAAGCAGGACTGCCGTAATCAGGATCCAGAGGACAGAGTTTTTTCGGGTCATAGGAATTCTCCGCTGATACATCCCCGGGCACAACAACAGAACATCTGCGCGAGAGCCGGGGATCTTGCCCGCCTGATAAAATAAAAAGGCGGTCAGGGTACTAGCGTATATGTAATGAGTTCTGCCATTCATAAAAATATCGAAAACTGACGCCATACAAGCATTAATCCTGCAGGAATTGAAAGGAGTGTGTCTGGTTTTTTCACAAGGATAGGCACTATATTTATGTTAAAATCGCCCAATATTAGAGAGCAATAACAATTCTGCGATAATAGTCTAGCGGTAGGACAGGAGCTTCCCAAGCTTCTAACCCGGGTTCGATCCCCGGTTATCGCATCTGGTTATGGAATCTGTACCGGAACGTTCGGCAATACGGATCATTGCGGAGAACCGCCGCGGGGTATTGCGTGATATTGCAACCGTTGTTGCCAACCATGATGCCAACATCGTGATGGTCAGCCAGGAAGTCTTCGATTCCGGGCCCTATACGGGTTTTGCAGAACTCTATTTTGAATACGACTGCGGCGAAGTCGACACTCACGATAAGTTCATCGAGGAACTCAACAACATCCCTTCGGTGAAAGATGTGAAGACCTACCAGCCGTTCGGCCACATCTTTGGCTCGCGGGTCATCATCATAGGCGGCGGGGCACAGGTGGCCCAGGTTGCACTGGGCGCCGTGAACGAAGCCGACCGCCACAATATCCGGGGAGAGCGGATCTCGGTCGACACCATCCCGCTTGTCGGGGAGCGGACGCTTGCGCTTGCTGTCGACGCCGTCTCGCGCCTGCCCCGGGCATCAATCCTGGTCCTGGCCGGTTCCATTATGGGGGGCGAGATCTCAAAAGCCGTGGACCGGGTCCGCGAAGCCGGCATCCCGGTCATTGCCCTGAAGATGGCAGGAACCGTTCCCGAGCACGCGGATCTCGTGGTCACCGATCCCATCCAGGCCGGGGTCTTTGCCGTTATGCATGTCAGCAGCAAGGCAGTCTTCGACATAAACCGGGTCCGCGGGCGTGAATTTTAATGGACATCATAGAAAAAGCGGTCTCCGTACTGATGCATGACGGGCTTGTAGTATATCCCACGGAGACGGTCTATGGTCTCGGGGCCGATGCGTTCTCGGACGAGGCGATCGACAGGGTGTACGAGGCCAAGAAACGGCCTGTCTCGATGCCCATCTCGATTGCAGTCTCGGATTTCGAGATGCTCTGTGCCGTTGCCCACGTAAGGCCGGAGATGCAGGATTTCATCGAGAAGTTCCTCCCGGGCCCGGTCACGGTCATCCTTCCCGCCCGCAACAGCATCCCGGAGATCCTGACCGGGGGCACGGGTATGATCGGCATCCGGATCCCGTCTCATGAGAAGGCCCTCCGGCTGATCGAACGGTTCGACGGCCCGATCACGGCGACCAGCGCAAACCTCCACGGGTCCAAGGATCCCCAGACTCCCGACGAATGCACGGTGCCCCGCGAACTGCTCATCGACGGGGGCAGGCTTCCCGGCACACCAAGTACGGTTGTGGACCTTGCCGGGCTTCGGATCGTCCGCCGCGGGGCAGAAGCTGAAAAGGTCGAGCACTACCTTTCGACCTTGTGAGGTTCTTTTTATGATGCCCGTCCGGTTGCGCGATTTTATTTCAGATCCTGATGGCTGGCTGTATGCCGTTTCAACCTATGACAATGAGGGATCGGTCGGGTGCGTGCTCCGGTATGTTCCCGAGGATGAGGGAACGCGGGTTCACCCGTCAGGCCTGAGGTACACGAAATATGATTTCGAGGAGGCCTACGAGCTCGTGTCCCGGAAAAAACCCGGCTATGCCGGCCTTCTTCACCGGGTTCCCTACACGGACGTAAAACGCGTGCTCAAACCCGATCTCGAGATCAACAGGATTGCTTCCGCCCACCCCCGGGTGAAAAAACTCGTCAGTCTCTTCGGTCTCCCTCAGGGAACTGTAGGCTGCACGGGATCGCTCCTCTGCCAGCTGGAGAACGAGACCTCGGATATCGACATGGTGGTCTATGGCCGCCACTGGTTTACTGCCCAAACACTCGTCCGCGAGGGGATAAAGAACAGAAAGATCGAGGGGCTTTCCGAAGATATGTGGCGCAAGGTGTATGAAAAACGGAAGCCCGAGATCCCGTATGACACCTTCGTGCTCCACGAGCAGAGGAAATGGAACCGGGGCCAGATCGAAGGCACCTATTTCGACATCCTGTACACCCGGTCCTATGAGGACGTAAAAAGTGCCCCGGCCGGCAGGGGAACGGTTCTCGGGAAGATGACCATCGAGGCAAAAGTCACCGATGCCTCCCTGGCATTCGACAACCCTGCGGTGTACGATATCGAGCACGAATCCATACGCCGTGTCCTCTCGTTTACGCACACCTACAGCGGCCAGGCACTTGCCGGGGAGTGGATTGAAGCGTGCGGCGTCTGCGAGCAGCATGGCAATGAGAAATGGCTGGTGGTCGGAACAACCCGGGAAGCACGGGGTGAATATATACAATCCTTGACCCTGCTCGGGCATTAACCCGGAGATCCCAGATAAAAAGGATATTCAGAGGATCCCTGCAGGCGCAGGAGTCTCCTGCATGCCCGTCCCGCCCCATGCAGGACGGTACCAGACTTCGACGCTCCCCTCGTACTGGTCGGGAAAATATTCCTTTGCCGGAATAAACCCGAATTTTTTCAGGATATGCTGCATCACCGGCCGGGGCATGACCACCCGGACATCGTATCCTTCGATCAGCCACTTCAGGATCAATGCCTGGGTGTTGCCCTCGTTCTTGTGCCGGGAGATGATATAATGGAGATACAGGCAGCCATTCTCCTGTAGCTCGAGCCAGCCTGAAAAGAGGTCTTCAGAAAAACCCAGTGCATTCCCCTGCGGGGTTCCCGTCTCGATCCGTACTTTTGTCATGATACACCTCAAACATCTGCGATCCTGACGATTCGGGAACCTGCAATAAAAGGAGAAAGGGTGCGGACAGTGAAAGTGTGCCGGCACGATCCTGCGCCGGGAAAAGGACGGGAGAGGGGATTTGATAGGCGGATGAACTCTGGCACCGTCATAAAATCCCGGGCCTTCTCACCGGTATAGTACCACAATATTCATGAGTCCACAAAGAAAGGAAGATATAGGGAAATGGATATGAGCGACGTTTCGGCAAAAAAACCCCAATCCTGGAATATTACAATAATCGGGTATATCGCGGCAATCATTGTGCTCTCGGCCATCCTGTTTTTTATCTCGGCCCGGCTCAATCTCGCCGAATCACTCTGGACAGTTCTCCAGGTATACGAGCAGTTCCAGATCGATGAACTGCTGGTAGTCGGAATCCTGCTCGTCATAATGCTCATCCTCTTCATCGCAAAACTCTGTCACCTGCTCAAACGGGAGACCCGCGAGCGGGAAGCCCTGGAGCTCCGCCTCTCCCGCACCAATGCCCGCCTCACGTTCCTCAACACCATAACACGGCAGGATATCCTCAACCAGCTCACCGAACTGACGCTCGATATGGAGCACACGGCGCAAAGTGCCGACATCGCAAAGATAAAAGAGGCGGTAACCAAAATTCACCGCCAGGTCAAATTCATCAAGGAGTACCAGGATATCGGGGTCAGTGCCCCTGAATGGCAGAATGTTGCCGACACCATCATGCGGGCACGGGTTGGAGCGAGCCTCGGAAAAGTCACCATCGACGTCGAGATCCAGAATCTTGAGATCTATGCGGACAGGTTGCTGGAAAAAGCATTCTTCTATATGATCGACAATGCACTCAGGCACGGAGGGGAACACCTCACCCGGATCCGGTTCACGAGCCACATGGCCGAGAGCTCGCTCGTCATCGTCTGCGAGGATGACGGTGCCGGGATACCCCCGACCAAGAAAGGTTCGCTCTTCCCCGAGGAATACGGCCGGCATGCGGGATACGGACTCTTCTTTGTAAAACAGATCCTTGCAGAGACGGGGCTCATGGTCCGGGAAGCCGGGCTTCCCGGGAAAGGGGCCCGGTTTGAGATCCACGTTCCTGCCGGGGAATTCAGGAAGATCTGATCCCCTTTTCCCTCCAGTTTTCGTGAAGGGTTATGAGCCTGCCCGGTCCCCATTCTGCGGGTTTTCCGGCCGGAATTTTTTTCACTGCAGAGGCAGGTGACGGATTGCTTTTTATGAAATTCACAAAGACAACCCCACTCCGTTTTTTTTAAATAGTTGAGTGCTGCACAATGAAATGCCAATCCGGAGAAAGACCAAATTTAAGGCGTTTTCCGTCAGAAGGGACAGGATACGGGGTTGCATAGCAATGGTGCATGAACAGAAAAGCGCCGAAAGAAAAGATCGCGGCTCATGGCAGCCGTACCTGTCCCGGTCACTCGTCTGCATCATCCTGGCTGCAATCCTGGTACTGAGTGCATTTCCCGCTGCAGCGCTCGAGGATCTCAGGCCGGTTCCGGGCCTGTCGCCCGCAATGCCGGCAAACCTTACGCCCGCAGAGATCGCGTGGGTGCAGGAACATCCCGTGATCCATGTCTGCATCGATCCTTCCTATACCCCGATAGAATTCCAGGACAGCGGCGGGACCTATTCCGGTCTCTCCCTGGATTATCTCCGGAGGGCAGGTGAGAGCACCGGCCTCCATTTCGCCATCGAGCCGGTCAACAACTGGAATGTCTGCATAGATCGGATCCAGAAAAAGGAAGTAGACCTCCTCAGTGCGGTGTATATCTCGGATCTCCGGAAGGATTATCTCCTTTTCACCCGGCCGTATTACAAAAACGCGCTTGTCATTGTGACAAAAAACGATGTATCCTCGGGTCTTTCGCTTGAGAAACTGAGCGGGAAAAGCGTTGCTGTCGTCGACGGGTACACGAGCCACCTGCTCTTAAAGGAACGTTACCCGGAGATAAATGCGGTGCCGGTTCCCGATGTGGAGACCGGGCTCACAAAAGTTGCATTCGGTTCTGCCGATGCGTACCTGGGAGATCTTGCAACCGTCACCTACGTTGTGGAGAAAGAGGGGATAACCAACCTCAAGGTCAGCGGGGAGTATGCCCCCGAGGGAGAGGGACCGCTCCAGTTTGCATTCGGTGTCCGAAACGATCAGCCAATGCTTGTTTCCATCCTGAATAAAGGCCTCTCAGAAATTCCCCCCGAAGATAATGCCGTGATTGTCAAACGGTGGATCTCATCGTCCCTGGTCCCGGTTCCCGGCCTGGATCCCCATGTCTACCTGTCGCTCCTGGCCGGAATCGTCGTCATACTTGCAATCGTTATAATCATTCTCCTCCTCAACCGTACCCTCAAGCACCAGGTGGCAGCCAAAACTGCAGAACTGGTCACCGAGCTGGAACAGCGTCGCCGGACCGAGCAGGCCCTGCGGGAGAGCGAGCAGCGCAATGCTGCAATCCTTGCCGCTATACCGGATCTCCTGTTCATCCTGTCCCGCAACGGGGAGTACCTGGATATCCAGGCTTCAGGAGACGCCGCAAAGACAATTCCTGCGGGATTTGCCATCGGATCCACGCTTGCGGATGCAGGTTTCGAACCGTCGACCGCCGGTCTCATCACCCGCGCAATCGGGAGGGCACTGGATTCCGGAAAACTGGAGACCGTCTGTTATGATCTTGCAACTCCTCTTGGACAGAAATCCTTTGAAGCCCGTTTGATCAGCCTCGATCCAGACCGGGTGCTTGGGGTTGTCCAGGACGTCACCGAACAAAAACGGATGCAGGAATCCCTGCACCTCGCCCGGAGCAAGATGGGCATCCTCAATGCGATCACCTTTCAGGATATCCAGGCGGGGATATTCTCACTCTCCGCCTATGTCGAGTTGTTAAAAAAGGTCGATGTTCCAGAAGAGCGGGCTGCGTACCTCAACAAGGAAGCGGTGATCTTAACGAAGATCTCAGGATCCCTGAAGTTTGCCCAGGATTACCAGGATCTGGGAATGACTCCTCCCCGGTGGCAGAATGTCCAGCAGGTCTTTCTCTATGCAATCTCGCACCTGGACTTACGGGGCATCACCCGCAACGGAAGCCTCGAAGGACTGGAGATTTATGCCGATCCTCTGCTCGAGAAGGCGTTCTTCCGCCTGGTCGAGAGCATCCTTACCATGGGCGGGGAGGTCAGCTGTATCACCCTTGGGTATACCGTGACGGATAGGGGGCTTGTCATGACGGTTGGGGACAATGGAAAAGGTATATCCGAAGATGAGAAGGAGAAGATCTTTGAGCGGGATACCGGAAAGACCCCGGTTCCGGGGTTGTTCCTGGTGCGGCAGATCCTTTCCATCACCGGTATTTCGATCCATGAGACCGGCCAGCCGGGACGCGGGGCACGCTTTGAGATCCTGGTTCCCGACGGGGCTTACCGGTTTGTACCGGAATCGCAGGATCCCGGCCACAACTGATCCCGCCCGGTTGCCATCGCTTGCCTAGAGGAGCTCGCTCAGCCGCTTCCCGACGCTGCTCTCGCATTTCTCCTTGTATTTGCAGCGGTTGCAGGGAGCATTGAGCGGGTGTTCGGGCATCTGTCCTTCGATGATGGCGTGGTACTTGTGGAGCGTGGCAAGGATCTGCCGGCGGTCCCGGGGCTGAACCGCGTGGTAACGGGTCACGCCATCGGGAATATACTCGACATTCCCGCCGGGAACCTCTTTTCCGGTCATCTCTTCAAGGCAGAGCGCAATGGCCGCTATCCGGAGGCGGTCCGCGGCATAGGTGCCCAGCGGCATTGCACCCGAAGCCCGGACGATCGAGAATGCACCGTCGCCGGTAACACGGTCGATCATGCCGGCGATCCCGTGCTTATGCGAGACTACCCGCACATCGGTCTCTGCTGCCGGTTTCCATTCACTTTTGGCGCAGGCCGTGATGCAGATCCCGAGAAATTCCTTCAGTGCCGGATCAATGGATGGGCGGACGGTACCGATCTCATCCCAGATGCTCTCACCGTCAAGAACACTGCCGAGATGATACGACAACTGCTTGCAGACAGCGTACCGGTCGGATTCCGCAACAGGATCGTTCTGTTCATAGTAAAACCGGACCGGGCAGGCATGCACCCGCACCAGATCCGAGATCGTGACATATGCCCGTTCTTCCGCCAGGATAATTCCTCGTTTAAACGTGGGAACGAGAGGGGATTATATTTATTGGATAAACTGGGGGTGCCCGCATGCCGATAACCATCTTTTCATACCTGTACTGCCAACCAGTACCTATGTCAGGCCAGGAAATCTCGGTCAATATCCCCCCTACGCTCGATCCGGTGTACAGCAATATGATACAGATCGCGTACAAGGACGATGAGTTCACGTTCATGTTCCTCCACCAGCTCCCGCAGGTCAACCAGGCCCGGGCCAAGGCGATCGTCTCGATCACCCCGCCGCATGCAAAGAACCTCCTCGCAGTGCTCACCAAGACCATTGCCGATTACGAGTCCAAGTTCGGCACCATTGCCCCGAAGGAGACTACCGGCAAGGATAATGTGACCGCCCTGAGCGGGTACTCGTGAAGAGTCCCGGACACATATTTTATTAGCGCAAAGGTCGATATTGTGAGGTATTGGGCCGCCGTGGCTTAGCGGCATAGCGGCTGATTCGTAATCAGCAGGTCGGGGGTTCAATTCCCCCCGGCGGCTTCCAGTATTCAGAATCCCCGCGGGATACGTGCTCTTTTTATGGAAATTTCAGGATCTCCCCTGCGGAAGATCGGTTTCTGCAGTCATTAACCGTAATGTTGATGACCTTGTCCGGGGAAGGATTTTTAATTATGTGTGGCAGGTATTCCCTGGTCTGCATCGACGATCTC
This region includes:
- a CDS encoding ADP-ribosylglycohydrolase family protein yields the protein MRHGGSLIALAIGDALGAPLEGSLHTGPFVTEMRPGGRHFRKKGEVTDDTLQALAVAESLGACRGFDQKDLISRLISGYKKRPEWYGPTSSLFFSLVQSGTLPHRAAWLVDKCRGSSRSNGSVMRGFPLGIYYPAPEVYSVSLSCSAVTHHDPVAGHCSAFLNTMVSDLVRGIPRKTAFRHACSLCNNNEVHAVLGNYDNYPVVPGLDAVECSHAALSCFMNARTLENAILSAINLGGDADTVGACTGALAGAYWGLEAIPERWCRDLEGYDGLVRVAEQVWQARADRFTTFGLL
- a CDS encoding type IV pilin gives rise to the protein MVKTNWSEEAISPVISIVLIIAVVVILAAIVGTVALGTIGGTQGNSKSVLLTASKGSSGIAFTVQGGMDLKSVSSLDLVSGTSITNCTGSAPKIGDGCTGSTDRNGRTVMVATFADGSKQVVYDKNWGAVSGSLVGSDYLVFAITGGPSVSGGPPTYTYTATFAKGPKWDEIDSIQIDDGVQDLPNTPDQAASLVVDGKMVSVYQFTKYHVVAHLKDGSAVTINDQTFT
- a CDS encoding UPF0179 family protein produces the protein MGNVLSDQGRNNRHRTADDHFQEPVGRIITVRTTHHECAVHLNGATAVEVTEAPISILINPDMAIVNSKIKPELSCNEGDCKSFALCSPEGVVEGETYVVTEVIGNSSDI
- a CDS encoding NAD(P)H-dependent oxidoreductase, which translates into the protein MPSPLVGHKLGIDAVPAPDPVLVKGTRVVGISGSSRQEPGMSKSERILISALDKCRDLGCETTLIRLKDLRIYDCEGNYSENPDHCTYPCQSTMKYEDDQMEIVYNAVLDCDVLFLATPIRWNNHSALVQKFVERMNCIENQYSWFGKRMIVDKVVGLIIIGHVDGMQHVAGNLLNFFAWLGFHSPQVSITSWVGEYDEDTTKDWDLIRNNPYTQQDLVDMVHSSLCLACSLKRRPE
- a CDS encoding DUF5612 domain-containing protein, with translation MESVPERSAIRIIAENRRGVLRDIATVVANHDANIVMVSQEVFDSGPYTGFAELYFEYDCGEVDTHDKFIEELNNIPSVKDVKTYQPFGHIFGSRVIIIGGGAQVAQVALGAVNEADRHNIRGERISVDTIPLVGERTLALAVDAVSRLPRASILVLAGSIMGGEISKAVDRVREAGIPVIALKMAGTVPEHADLVVTDPIQAGVFAVMHVSSKAVFDINRVRGREF
- a CDS encoding L-threonylcarbamoyladenylate synthase: MDIIEKAVSVLMHDGLVVYPTETVYGLGADAFSDEAIDRVYEAKKRPVSMPISIAVSDFEMLCAVAHVRPEMQDFIEKFLPGPVTVILPARNSIPEILTGGTGMIGIRIPSHEKALRLIERFDGPITATSANLHGSKDPQTPDECTVPRELLIDGGRLPGTPSTVVDLAGLRIVRRGAEAEKVEHYLSTL
- a CDS encoding DNA polymerase subunit beta, whose amino-acid sequence is MMPVRLRDFISDPDGWLYAVSTYDNEGSVGCVLRYVPEDEGTRVHPSGLRYTKYDFEEAYELVSRKKPGYAGLLHRVPYTDVKRVLKPDLEINRIASAHPRVKKLVSLFGLPQGTVGCTGSLLCQLENETSDIDMVVYGRHWFTAQTLVREGIKNRKIEGLSEDMWRKVYEKRKPEIPYDTFVLHEQRKWNRGQIEGTYFDILYTRSYEDVKSAPAGRGTVLGKMTIEAKVTDASLAFDNPAVYDIEHESIRRVLSFTHTYSGQALAGEWIEACGVCEQHGNEKWLVVGTTREARGEYIQSLTLLGH
- a CDS encoding ATP-binding protein, giving the protein MSDVSAKKPQSWNITIIGYIAAIIVLSAILFFISARLNLAESLWTVLQVYEQFQIDELLVVGILLVIMLILFIAKLCHLLKRETREREALELRLSRTNARLTFLNTITRQDILNQLTELTLDMEHTAQSADIAKIKEAVTKIHRQVKFIKEYQDIGVSAPEWQNVADTIMRARVGASLGKVTIDVEIQNLEIYADRLLEKAFFYMIDNALRHGGEHLTRIRFTSHMAESSLVIVCEDDGAGIPPTKKGSLFPEEYGRHAGYGLFFVKQILAETGLMVREAGLPGKGARFEIHVPAGEFRKI
- a CDS encoding transporter substrate-binding domain-containing protein, with protein sequence MVHEQKSAERKDRGSWQPYLSRSLVCIILAAILVLSAFPAAALEDLRPVPGLSPAMPANLTPAEIAWVQEHPVIHVCIDPSYTPIEFQDSGGTYSGLSLDYLRRAGESTGLHFAIEPVNNWNVCIDRIQKKEVDLLSAVYISDLRKDYLLFTRPYYKNALVIVTKNDVSSGLSLEKLSGKSVAVVDGYTSHLLLKERYPEINAVPVPDVETGLTKVAFGSADAYLGDLATVTYVVEKEGITNLKVSGEYAPEGEGPLQFAFGVRNDQPMLVSILNKGLSEIPPEDNAVIVKRWISSSLVPVPGLDPHVYLSLLAGIVVILAIVIIILLLNRTLKHQVAAKTAELVTELEQRRRTEQALRESEQRNAAILAAIPDLLFILSRNGEYLDIQASGDAAKTIPAGFAIGSTLADAGFEPSTAGLITRAIGRALDSGKLETVCYDLATPLGQKSFEARLISLDPDRVLGVVQDVTEQKRMQESLHLARSKMGILNAITFQDIQAGIFSLSAYVELLKKVDVPEERAAYLNKEAVILTKISGSLKFAQDYQDLGMTPPRWQNVQQVFLYAISHLDLRGITRNGSLEGLEIYADPLLEKAFFRLVESILTMGGEVSCITLGYTVTDRGLVMTVGDNGKGISEDEKEKIFERDTGKTPVPGLFLVRQILSITGISIHETGQPGRGARFEILVPDGAYRFVPESQDPGHN
- a CDS encoding Dna2/Cas4 domain-containing protein yields the protein MHACPVRFYYEQNDPVAESDRYAVCKQLSYHLGSVLDGESIWDEIGTVRPSIDPALKEFLGICITACAKSEWKPAAETDVRVVSHKHGIAGMIDRVTGDGAFSIVRASGAMPLGTYAADRLRIAAIALCLEEMTGKEVPGGNVEYIPDGVTRYHAVQPRDRRQILATLHKYHAIIEGQMPEHPLNAPCNRCKYKEKCESSVGKRLSELL
- a CDS encoding DUF3467 domain-containing protein; translated protein: MSGQEISVNIPPTLDPVYSNMIQIAYKDDEFTFMFLHQLPQVNQARAKAIVSITPPHAKNLLAVLTKTIADYESKFGTIAPKETTGKDNVTALSGYS